The following nucleotide sequence is from Deltaproteobacteria bacterium.
TTGTCTCCGGGACCTTCCACGTACAACTGTAACTGAGAATGCTGGTCGGTAGCCCCCAGGGCGGTTACCGGCGTTTGACCGTTCCAGACCTCCCGCCCCTTGGTATTAACCCGTTTCCCCAGGCTTTCGGCCCATAATTGACAAAACCATTCTCCCATCCCTTTTAAGGCATCGGCATAGGGCATAATCACCCGGATGTTTTTTTTCTTCTGTTTATAACTCAAAAAAGACAGGGAGGCCGACAAATAAGCGGGATTGTCCCAAAGGGAGGAGGCCTGACACCGTTTGGCCATCTCCCTGGCCCCGGCCAGCAGTTCCTCGATATCGATGCCGCATATAGCGGCCGGAAGCAGGCCTACGGCTGACAGTACCGAAAATCTTCCCCCTAACAAAGTTGGTATTTCAAAACTTTTAAATTGTTCTTCTTCGGCAATCCTTCTCAGGACCCCCTGAACCGGATCGGTAGTGATGACCAGGTGTTCTTTTTCTTTGCGGTTCCCCAACTTCTTTTTGAGCAAATCCCTGATAATCAAAAACTGACTCATTGTTTCGGCCGTTCCACCCGATTTGCTGATGACATTAAAAATGGTTTTCCGCACTTCCAGGAGGTCCAGCAAAGATTTAAAACCGTCGGGATCCACATTATCGGCCACAAAAAGGCGGGGGAACCCTTTCCGCATGGTCCTGGACAGCATATTATAATAGGGATGGGTCAGAGCCGTCTGGAGGGCCTTGGCCCCCAGGGCCGACCCGCCGATCCCCAGAACCACAAAATTTTCCGCCCAGGTCTTGGCCCCTTGAACATATTTTTTAATATTCGGGGGTAGCGACAGTTCAAAGGGTTGGGTCAGAAAGGGAAGACGGCCTTGATTTTTTTCCTCCTCAAGCTGTTCGTGAATGGTCTGGATCAGGGGCAAGAGTTTCTCAAGATCTTCTTCGGAAATCCCTTCCTTTTCGCCCAAAACCGGAGCCATCATCCAATTGACATCGATCTCAAGACGCATCTCCTGAGTCCAGGCCGAATCAAGCCATCTTTTCATATTCCATCCCCCTACCTTAAATTTTATTCAAACTCAATTTTTTCCGCCAGTATTCCAGACGG
It contains:
- a CDS encoding glucose-6-phosphate isomerase; the encoded protein is MRLEIDVNWMMAPVLGEKEGISEEDLEKLLPLIQTIHEQLEEEKNQGRLPFLTQPFELSLPPNIKKYVQGAKTWAENFVVLGIGGSALGAKALQTALTHPYYNMLSRTMRKGFPRLFVADNVDPDGFKSLLDLLEVRKTIFNVISKSGGTAETMSQFLIIRDLLKKKLGNRKEKEHLVITTDPVQGVLRRIAEEEQFKSFEIPTLLGGRFSVLSAVGLLPAAICGIDIEELLAGAREMAKRCQASSLWDNPAYLSASLSFLSYKQKKKNIRVIMPYADALKGMGEWFCQLWAESLGKRVNTKGREVWNGQTPVTALGATDQHSQLQLYVEGPGDKVFSFLGVKHYSSLMPLPKLYPKTEELAYLGGRSLNKLIQAEMQATRLTLARNGRPSMTLTLPKINPFTIGQLMFLWEMETFVCGQLMGVNPLNQPGVEEGKILTYALLGRKGFEVQTKEGESTIKDFDKKYIL